CAACTTGGCCAGGCGAAGTGATTAAAGATGTTGCATTTTATGACTATAAATCTAAATATAAAGACGGTAAAGTTCAATTGTCTATTCCGGCTGATTTAGATGAAGACGTTCAAATGACGTTACGCAATATGGCAGTTGAAGCGTTTAAAGCGACAGACTGTTCAGGTATACTTCGTGCTGATTTCTTTGTTACTGATGATGATCAAATTTACATTAATGAAACGAATGCGATGCCAGGTTTTACAGCATACAGCATGTATCCGAAATTATGGGAAAACATGGGCGTTTCTTATGCAGAATTAATTACCAAACTGATTACACTAGCGAAAGAACGTCACCAAGATAAACAAAAAAATAAGCACAAAATTGATTAGAAGGTGACACGATGATTGACATAAGCTTACAACAACTTAAAACGTGGATTGATTGTGAAATCGATGCGCAATTTTTAAAACATAAGTTTAAAGGTGTTTCGATTGACTCTCGACACGTGCAGCCGGGACAACTTTTTATCCCGTTTAGAGGTGAAAATGTCGATGGACATCAATATTGTGAACAAGCCCTCGCGGATGGGGCTGGCGCAACGTTTTTTCAAATAGGTAGTAATATAAATGTCCCTCAAAATGGGCCCGTTATTTTTGTAAAGGACACATTAGTAGCGTTACAACAATTGGCGAAAGCATATTTACAAGAAGTTAATCCAAAAGTTATAGCCGTTACAGGATCTAACGGTAAAACGACGACTAAAGATATGATTGAAAATACGTTATCCGCAAATTACCGCGTAAAAAAAACAATCGGGAATTATAATAATGAAATTGGTTTACCATTAACGATTTTAGAGTTAGACCACGATACGGAAGTTTCTATACTTGAAATGGGAATGTCAGGTTTTCATGAAATAGAATTGTTATCTAATATCGCGAGACCAGATTTTGCTGTTATTACAAACATTGGAGAATCCCATATGCAAGATTTAGGGTCACGAGAGGGCATTGCTCAAGCGAAATTTGAAATCGTTTCTGGTATGAAGTCTCAAGGTAAACTTATATATGACGGGGACGAGCCATTACTTCAACCACATGTTGATACTTTAGATGAGTCACAATGTATAAGTATTGGTTTGAATCGAAATAATAACGTTTGTTGTAAAATTACTTCGCATGACGATAATGGTGTTTCATTTTCAATTAATAATGAACAGGAATACCATATACCAATCATTGGTGAACATAATATGCGTAATGCAGCCATTGCCATTACGATTGCAACATTGTTAAATGTTGATTACGAAACAATTCAAACACAACTAAATCACTTAAAACTCACAGGAATGCGTATGCAAAAATTTGAAGCGCCGAATGGTGCGATTGTTATTAATGATGCGTATAATGCAAGTCCTACAAGTATGAAGGCGGCAATTGATACGCTGAGCCAGATGACTGGAAGAAAAGTATTGATTTTTGGTGATGTATTAGAATTAGGGGAGCAGTCTAAAGCGCTTCATATGGGTGTAGGACATTATTTAGAGGATAAAAATATAGATATGCTCTATACGTATGGTGAAGCGGCACGTGATATCCATGAAAAGGGTAAACGATATGTACATGAAGCGATACATTTCAGTGATAAATCACAACTGATTAAATATGTTAAATCAATGTTAGTCTCACATGACGTAGTGCTGATTAAAGGGTCCCGTGGTATGAAATTAGAAGAAGTTGTCGACGGACTAATTACTATGGATGTAAAATAAACAGTATACAATAACATGACATCTGAACGTCTAAAATGACAGAAGGATGTCATGTTTTTATGTGATTGATTAGAGTTGAGAATAAATGAAGTTGAAACGTCTTGATTTAGCTAAAAATCATGTGTAAGTCTCTATAACTATAAAGGATAATTTATTAAAATGATGTATTTTAAAAGTAAATTTAATGCAATATCGTTGTGATGAGTTGAGATTGGTTTATTGCGCATTTGGTTTACAGGTGTTAATATGGAGAAGTTGGAAAAATCATTATTGAGATAAATTATGAGAAAAAACATTCCAAAAAAGGAGAATGACTTTGCAAAATTTTACAAGCTTAGGTGTTTCAGAGAGAACAGCTGAAACATTAGAGTCGATGGGATTTACGGAACCTACACCGATACAAAAGGATAGCATTCCATCCGCTCTTAAAAATTTAGATATTTTGGGCCAAGCACAAACTGGTACAGGAAAAACAGGTGCTTTTGGTATCCCATTAATAGAAAAAGTAGTGGGCCAAGAAGGCGTGCGCGCACTTATTTTGGCACCAACACGTGAACTTGCAATGCAAGTAGCAGAACAATTACGTGAATTCAGTCGCGGACAAAAAGTACAAGTTGTGACGGTATTTGGCGGCATGCCAATCGATCGTCAAATTAAATCTTTAAAACGAGGGCCACAAATTGTTGTAGGTACACCTGGTCGTGTCATCGATCACTTGAATCGTCGTACGCTTAAAACACAAGATATTGAGACATTAATTTTAGATGAAGCAGATGAAATGATGAACATGGGCTTTATCGATGATATGCGTTACATTATGGATAAATTACCATCTGATAACCGTCAAACAATGCTTTTCTCGGCAACAATGCCTAGAGCAATTCAAGAACTTGTTCAAAAATTTATGAAATCGCCACAAATCATCAAGACAATGAACAACGAATTGTCGGACCCTCAAATTGATGAATACTACACAATCGTGAAGGAACTTGAAAAATTTGATACATTCACGAATTTCTTAGATGTACACCAACCAGAACTTGCCATCGTATTTGGTCGTACGAAACGTCGTGTGGATGAATTAACAAGTGCACTTTTATCTAAAGGATATAAAGCAGAAGGACTACACGGAGATATTACACAAGCGAAACGTTTAGAAGTTTTGAAAAAATTCAAAAATGATCAAATCGATATTTTAGTGGCTACAGATGTTGCTGCACGTGGTTTAGACATTTCAGGTGTCAGCCATGTTTATAACTTCGACATTCCACAAGATACTGAAAGTTATACACATCGTATCGGTCGTACAGGCCGCGCAGGAAAACAAGGTATGGCTGTTACATTTGTAAACCCTATTGAAATGGACTACATTCGCCAAATTGAACAAGCCAATCGTCGACAAATGAGTGCATTACGTCCACCGCATCGTAAAGAAGTGTTACGTGCACGTGAAGAAGAAATTAAGTCTAAAGTGGAAAATTGGATGGCAGCGACGAAAGAACCGCGCGTTGAAAGCATTGCCCACCAATTACTTGAAGTTTACGATCATTCTGATTTGGTAACTGCACTTTTACAAGAACTTGTAGAGTCAAATGATGAAGTTGAAGTACAACTAACATTTGAAAAACCACTTGCTCGTAAAAACCGTCAACCTAAAGGTAATCGTAAAGGCGGCGGCGGCAAACGTCATGCGAAATCAAGACGTAGTAACAAATCAGGTTTCAACAAAAAAGGAAATGCACATAAAGATAAACGAGAATCTAAAGTGAAAAAAGGGCGTACATTCGCTGATCACCAAAAATAATGTGTGCTTAAA
The sequence above is a segment of the Staphylococcus hyicus genome. Coding sequences within it:
- a CDS encoding UDP-N-acetylmuramoyl-tripeptide--D-alanyl-D-alanine ligase → MIDISLQQLKTWIDCEIDAQFLKHKFKGVSIDSRHVQPGQLFIPFRGENVDGHQYCEQALADGAGATFFQIGSNINVPQNGPVIFVKDTLVALQQLAKAYLQEVNPKVIAVTGSNGKTTTKDMIENTLSANYRVKKTIGNYNNEIGLPLTILELDHDTEVSILEMGMSGFHEIELLSNIARPDFAVITNIGESHMQDLGSREGIAQAKFEIVSGMKSQGKLIYDGDEPLLQPHVDTLDESQCISIGLNRNNNVCCKITSHDDNGVSFSINNEQEYHIPIIGEHNMRNAAIAITIATLLNVDYETIQTQLNHLKLTGMRMQKFEAPNGAIVINDAYNASPTSMKAAIDTLSQMTGRKVLIFGDVLELGEQSKALHMGVGHYLEDKNIDMLYTYGEAARDIHEKGKRYVHEAIHFSDKSQLIKYVKSMLVSHDVVLIKGSRGMKLEEVVDGLITMDVK
- the cshA gene encoding degradosome RNA helicase CshA → MQNFTSLGVSERTAETLESMGFTEPTPIQKDSIPSALKNLDILGQAQTGTGKTGAFGIPLIEKVVGQEGVRALILAPTRELAMQVAEQLREFSRGQKVQVVTVFGGMPIDRQIKSLKRGPQIVVGTPGRVIDHLNRRTLKTQDIETLILDEADEMMNMGFIDDMRYIMDKLPSDNRQTMLFSATMPRAIQELVQKFMKSPQIIKTMNNELSDPQIDEYYTIVKELEKFDTFTNFLDVHQPELAIVFGRTKRRVDELTSALLSKGYKAEGLHGDITQAKRLEVLKKFKNDQIDILVATDVAARGLDISGVSHVYNFDIPQDTESYTHRIGRTGRAGKQGMAVTFVNPIEMDYIRQIEQANRRQMSALRPPHRKEVLRAREEEIKSKVENWMAATKEPRVESIAHQLLEVYDHSDLVTALLQELVESNDEVEVQLTFEKPLARKNRQPKGNRKGGGGKRHAKSRRSNKSGFNKKGNAHKDKRESKVKKGRTFADHQK